One Streptomyces sp. CNQ-509 DNA window includes the following coding sequences:
- a CDS encoding ATP-grasp domain-containing protein, with product MDISRSAAARPRVLVVGGRLAQVRKARALGLDVVHVQYPDAYGSGHWPYVDQALLLDYADTGRLLPLVRALHAAYPVRAAVSLFELGLLPAARINEALGLGGESVETVELLLDKGRMRRRLAERGVSPVAAAVGRSAADVREFTAAHGLPVIVKPVRESGSLGVFHVRDLAAADTVADRFRALDGAWTARDLSDAGSFEEFLLEEYLDGPEISVETLSFDGRHVVVAVTDKETGGAGFVEIGHAQPSAVAPGTLRDVTRLVADFLDAVGLRNGPGHTEVKLTSRGPRIVESHNRVGGDRINELTEIAYGVDMESHALAAGLGVLPPLTAAPEPRGGAAVRFLTPEPGRVVAVTGADEVRADPACVELRLGVRPGAVVSPLTWNEDKAGHVLTRGATAAEAAAHARRLAAAVRIRTEPAP from the coding sequence ATGGACATCTCCCGGTCCGCCGCCGCGCGCCCGCGCGTGCTCGTCGTCGGCGGCAGACTCGCGCAGGTGCGCAAGGCCCGGGCGCTCGGCCTGGACGTCGTGCACGTCCAGTACCCCGACGCGTACGGCAGCGGCCACTGGCCGTACGTCGACCAGGCCCTGCTGCTCGACTACGCCGACACCGGCCGGCTCCTGCCGCTCGTGCGGGCGCTGCACGCGGCGTATCCGGTACGGGCGGCGGTGTCGCTCTTCGAGCTGGGACTGCTGCCCGCGGCCCGGATCAACGAGGCGCTCGGGCTGGGCGGCGAGTCCGTCGAGACCGTGGAACTGCTGCTCGACAAGGGGCGGATGCGCCGGCGCCTGGCCGAGCGCGGCGTCAGCCCGGTGGCCGCGGCGGTCGGCCGGTCGGCGGCGGACGTCCGGGAGTTCACCGCGGCCCACGGGCTGCCGGTCATCGTCAAGCCGGTCCGCGAATCCGGCAGCCTGGGCGTGTTCCACGTACGGGACCTGGCCGCGGCGGACACCGTCGCCGACCGCTTCCGGGCGCTCGACGGCGCGTGGACCGCGCGCGACCTCTCCGACGCCGGCTCCTTCGAGGAGTTCCTCCTGGAGGAGTACCTGGACGGACCGGAGATCAGCGTGGAGACCCTGAGCTTCGACGGCCGGCACGTGGTGGTCGCGGTGACCGACAAGGAGACGGGCGGCGCCGGCTTCGTGGAGATCGGCCACGCGCAGCCCAGCGCGGTCGCGCCCGGCACGCTGCGCGACGTCACGCGGCTGGTCGCGGACTTCCTCGACGCCGTCGGGCTGCGCAACGGCCCCGGGCACACCGAGGTCAAGCTCACCTCCCGCGGCCCGCGGATCGTCGAGTCCCACAACCGCGTCGGCGGGGACCGCATCAACGAGCTGACCGAGATCGCCTACGGCGTCGACATGGAGAGCCACGCCCTGGCCGCCGGGCTCGGCGTCCTGCCGCCGCTGACCGCGGCGCCAGAGCCGCGGGGCGGGGCGGCCGTACGGTTCCTCACCCCGGAACCCGGCCGCGTCGTGGCGGTGACGGGCGCCGACGAGGTGCGCGCCGACCCCGCCTGCGTCGAACTCCGGCTCGGCGTGCGGCCCGGCGCCGTGGTGTCCCCGCTGACCTGGAACGAGGACAAGGCCGGCCACGTCCTCACCCGCGGTGCCACCGCCGCCGAGGCCGCCGCCCACGCCCGCCGCCTGGCCGCCGCGGTCCGGATACGCACCGAGCCCGCCCCGTGA